AAACGACTCCTAAGGTAACGCCAATCATCCCAATTGAGATATATTCTTTTAAGAAAAAGGCAGCTAAAGCTAAACCGAAAAAGGGCTGTAATAGTTGCAATTGTCCTACTGTTGCAATTCCCCCTTGTGCGAGTCCTTTATACCAAAAAATGAACCCAGTAAACATGCTCATTGTCCCTAGATAAAGTAAACTTACCCAAGTGTCTATTTGTATGGTTTCTAGAGAAGCTGGAATAAAGAAGAAAAAAGTAGGAACCAACACAGGTAAAGCAAAAATAATTGCCCAAGAGATCACTTGACTTCCTCCCATGGTTTTAGTCAGTACCGCTCCTTCTGCATAAGCTAATCCGCATAACACAATAGCAGCGAGCATTAATAAATCCCCCGTCAAGGAACTTGTTGCATGTTGCATATAAGCAAATCCTACTACGAGTGTACTACCCAAAAAAGCAAAAAGCCAGAATAAAGGTTTAGGGCGTTCTTTTCCTCGTAAGACCGCAAAAATAGCGGTACTCAAAGGCAAGGTTCCCACAAAAACTAAAGACCTCGCTGCGGTCATATGTTGTAAAGCCAAAGAGGATAAAAGAGGAAAACCGATAACTGCACCTGCAGATACCAATAAAAGCGATTGTGATTCTTGCTTGCTTGGCCAAGTTGCTTTTGTATAGAACAAGAAAAGCGCAGCAAGTATAGCAGCGATTAATGCGCGTACAAGGGTTACAAAAACGGGATCTAAGCTCAATACAGCAACTTTTGTTGCAGGCATGGATCCACTAAATAAAAGTACGCCAATTAATCCGTTCATCCATCCATTCGAAGCAGTGGCAGTTACTGTTGTTTTCATTAGTTTGTTATTTTTTTTCAAAAGTAAGAGGATTTTATGGACAAACACAGTCGCAGTTTTGTATATTTGGATGGATACAGTTGGTGATATGAATCAGAAATATATTTACGTAGACTTAGCAGATCAATTAGCCCATCAAATTCGAAAAGGGGTGCTCAAAGAAGGCGATCGAATGCCTTCAATTCGCACGTTGTGTAAAACGCACAACATTAGTATGAATACAGCAAAACGCGTGTATCTAGAATTGGAATCAGAATCACTGGTACAAGCTATTCCCCAATCAGGCTATTTTGTTAGTCACGTCAACTATACCCATTTTCCTTTACCTCAAGCAAGTAATCCTACACCCTTAGCGGATAGTACAATTCCAAAGGACATTATTAATAAAGTTTATGCTAATATGGGAAATGAAGCGCTGACTTTATTTTCGTTTAATTCACTCTATGGCGAGTTTCTCCCTAGTGCACAAATGAAAAAGGAAATTGTACAGGCGAGTAAAGCCTTAACTTATGGCGGAATTGATTACGAATCTGTGCAGGGAAATCTCAATTTACGCCGTATGATTGCTTCGCGTTCCATGAGTTGGGGCGGGAATTTAACGGAAGATGATATTGTAACAACCAATGGGAGTATCAATGCTATCTCGCTTTGTCTTTTGGCTCTAGGAAAGTCTGGAGATACGGTAGCGATTGAAAGCCCGTGTTACCCAGGTATTTTTCAATTGGCTCTTGATTTGGGATTCAAAGTGGTAGAATTACCCACGGATCCTGTTACGGGAGTGAATATAGAAGCACTAGAACAAGCTTGCTCAACCATCGATATTTGCTTGTTGGTATCCAATTATAGCACCCCTTTTGGCAGCTGTATGCCTACTGAAAACAAAAAGAAAATTGTAGCCTTATTAGAGGCGCACCAAATACCGTTAATTGAAGATGATGTCTATGGGGATTTAAACTTCAATGGCAAACGCCCGATGTGTTGTAAGGCTTTTGATACTACAGGGAATGTATTGTTGTGTAGTTCCATCTCTAAAACACTAGCTCCAGGTTATCGTGTGGGTTGGGTAAGT
The window above is part of the Myroides odoratus DSM 2801 genome. Proteins encoded here:
- a CDS encoding DMT family transporter, encoding MKTTVTATASNGWMNGLIGVLLFSGSMPATKVAVLSLDPVFVTLVRALIAAILAALFLFYTKATWPSKQESQSLLLVSAGAVIGFPLLSSLALQHMTAARSLVFVGTLPLSTAIFAVLRGKERPKPLFWLFAFLGSTLVVGFAYMQHATSSLTGDLLMLAAIVLCGLAYAEGAVLTKTMGGSQVISWAIIFALPVLVPTFFFFIPASLETIQIDTWVSLLYLGTMSMFTGFIFWYKGLAQGGIATVGQLQLLQPFFGLALAAFFLKEYISIGMIGVTLGVVLCVAASKKFA
- a CDS encoding aminotransferase-like domain-containing protein, producing MNQKYIYVDLADQLAHQIRKGVLKEGDRMPSIRTLCKTHNISMNTAKRVYLELESESLVQAIPQSGYFVSHVNYTHFPLPQASNPTPLADSTIPKDIINKVYANMGNEALTLFSFNSLYGEFLPSAQMKKEIVQASKALTYGGIDYESVQGNLNLRRMIASRSMSWGGNLTEDDIVTTNGSINAISLCLLALGKSGDTVAIESPCYPGIFQLALDLGFKVVELPTDPVTGVNIEALEQACSTIDICLLVSNYSTPFGSCMPTENKKKIVALLEAHQIPLIEDDVYGDLNFNGKRPMCCKAFDTTGNVLLCSSISKTLAPGYRVGWVSAGKYQDKIIQQKLIHAISSPAIVQEAVANFIKSGKYEKHLRKLRQSVFANYQKILAVILEDFPSGTKVSRPEGGLSLWVEFDQRVNTLKLYDLCIKEGISIAPGRMFTVQHQFQNCIRISIGLPWSEEIEQQLKRVGALSLQTF